Proteins encoded together in one Hymenobacter monticola window:
- a CDS encoding ferritin-like domain-containing protein yields MSDNLQPRGSDDASFAQPLYTPIKRRSFFMYAGATAGATALVLAGCSKDSDPVVTNNLIDVGSGDTGVLNYAYALEQLEAGFYTALRDGSYYKGLGANSAEKLILDDLYYHEVIHREFFKAAITSGRINDSLKPDFSKVDFSSRTSVLGTAKAFEDLGVAAYNGAGQYITSPLYLTLAGKIVSVEARHAAIIRDLVKEGDFVGNDIVTLTSANASASAGGAAPSGSSVERSMTPTEVVNVANGFLAEGSKLNVSGLK; encoded by the coding sequence ATGTCCGACAATCTCCAGCCCCGCGGCTCCGACGATGCCTCGTTCGCTCAGCCGCTGTACACGCCCATCAAGCGGCGCTCGTTCTTCATGTATGCCGGCGCCACGGCCGGGGCCACGGCCCTGGTGCTGGCTGGCTGCTCTAAAGACAGCGACCCCGTTGTTACCAACAACCTCATCGACGTGGGCTCGGGCGATACCGGCGTGCTGAACTATGCCTACGCGCTGGAGCAGCTGGAAGCCGGTTTCTACACCGCCCTGCGCGATGGCAGCTACTACAAAGGCCTGGGCGCCAACAGCGCTGAGAAGCTTATTCTCGATGACCTCTACTACCACGAAGTCATTCACCGCGAATTCTTTAAAGCCGCCATCACCAGCGGCCGCATCAACGACAGCCTGAAGCCGGACTTCTCCAAAGTCGACTTCAGCAGCCGCACCAGCGTGCTGGGCACGGCCAAGGCATTCGAAGACCTCGGCGTGGCGGCCTACAACGGCGCCGGCCAGTACATCACCTCGCCCTTGTACCTCACGCTGGCCGGCAAGATTGTGTCGGTGGAAGCCCGCCACGCGGCCATTATCCGCGACCTCGTGAAGGAAGGCGACTTCGTGGGCAACGACATCGTGACCCTCACCAGCGCCAACGCCAGCGCCAGCGCTGGTGGGGCCGCCCCGAGCGGCTCCAGCGTGGAGCGCTCGATGACGCCCACCGAGGTGGTGAACGTAGCCAACGGCTTCCTGGCCGAAGGCTCCAAGCTCAACGTTTCGGGCCTGAAATAA
- a CDS encoding ferritin-like domain-containing protein, whose protein sequence is MNLFQIISEIEKVDPEVYDRLDSRRSIFKHMTGLGQKLSAAALPLAVGAIFNKVYAQTPMNASVNDVLNFALSLEYLESYFYNAGQASAPLQLGLSTTNKAALEIIRVDESNHVTFLRGVLGAAAITPPTTATFDYTGGKGTGAGPFADVFINPATYLAVAQSLEDTGVRAYKGGAPLLMSNKTVLTAALNIHSVEARHASRLRTMRRGGANNNAASQGVPAAPYNAAPKSWISGTDNGGASPAQTAPIYGAGNNTNAPTGVTFDAESNTTQGGANLTTLPNTTGFPASAFSEAFDEALDVTTVKAIARTFVVNGSTFLA, encoded by the coding sequence ATGAATCTATTTCAAATCATCTCGGAAATCGAGAAAGTGGACCCGGAAGTGTACGACCGCCTCGATTCGCGCCGGAGCATTTTCAAGCACATGACCGGCCTGGGCCAGAAGCTGTCGGCAGCGGCCCTGCCGCTGGCGGTGGGCGCCATCTTCAACAAGGTGTATGCCCAAACGCCCATGAACGCCTCGGTGAACGACGTGCTGAACTTCGCCCTGAGCCTGGAGTACCTCGAATCGTACTTCTACAACGCAGGGCAAGCTTCTGCCCCCCTGCAACTCGGCCTCAGCACCACCAACAAAGCGGCGCTGGAAATCATTAGAGTCGACGAGTCGAACCACGTGACCTTCCTGCGCGGGGTACTGGGTGCGGCCGCCATCACGCCCCCCACCACGGCTACCTTCGACTACACCGGCGGCAAAGGCACTGGCGCGGGTCCGTTTGCCGATGTATTCATCAACCCGGCCACTTACCTGGCCGTGGCCCAGTCGCTGGAAGATACCGGCGTGCGGGCTTACAAAGGCGGCGCCCCGCTGCTGATGAGCAACAAAACGGTGCTCACCGCTGCCCTCAACATTCACTCGGTGGAAGCCCGTCACGCCTCCCGCCTGCGCACCATGCGCCGCGGTGGCGCCAACAACAACGCCGCTTCGCAAGGCGTACCGGCGGCTCCCTACAATGCGGCCCCCAAAAGCTGGATTTCCGGCACCGATAACGGTGGCGCCTCGCCCGCCCAAACGGCCCCCATCTACGGTGCAGGCAACAACACGAACGCGCCTACCGGTGTCACCTTCGATGCCGAAAGCAACACCACCCAAGGCGGTGCCAACCTGACCACCCTGCCCAACACGACCGGCTTCCCGGCGTCGGCTTTCTCCGAGGCCTTCGACGAAGCCCTGGACGTGACGACGGTGAAAGCCATTGCCCGCACCTTCGTGGTGAACGGCAGCACGTTCCTGGCGTAG
- a CDS encoding ferritin-like domain-containing protein: MKLISLLDHLAATPATASAAPRRDVLAQLGRAAVAALPLALGARPAAAATNDSTLDALLQLLQLERLQAALYTQGLAAAGLIPAGQTADFQRLQAHQSQHVAFLTRTLQDAGSTVPAAPTFDFSGRRNVAANPELFPGVFSNYDNFLALAQQIEDFGVRLYQNHAFNITTDARLTQAVLRMQSVEAQHSAHVRSLRRGRGATVGTWPSDEDAAIVRPAAAQALTAAATGGEANVTQYATAGTTLPFGTFFLIRDNTAISDPSLAEAFDEPITSAVGQAALNLFS, translated from the coding sequence ATGAAGCTGATATCCCTGCTTGACCACTTGGCCGCCACGCCGGCCACTGCTTCGGCCGCCCCACGCCGCGACGTGCTGGCGCAGCTGGGCCGGGCCGCCGTAGCGGCGCTGCCGCTGGCCCTCGGCGCACGGCCTGCCGCTGCCGCCACCAACGACTCAACCTTGGATGCCCTGCTGCAGCTGCTGCAGCTCGAGCGCCTGCAAGCGGCGCTCTACACCCAGGGTCTGGCCGCTGCGGGTCTGATTCCGGCCGGCCAGACGGCTGATTTTCAGCGCCTGCAGGCCCACCAAAGCCAGCACGTCGCGTTCCTGACGCGCACCCTGCAGGACGCGGGCAGCACCGTGCCCGCTGCTCCCACGTTCGATTTTAGCGGCCGGCGCAACGTGGCCGCCAACCCGGAGCTGTTTCCGGGCGTGTTCAGCAACTACGACAATTTCCTAGCCCTGGCGCAGCAGATTGAGGACTTCGGGGTGCGCCTCTACCAAAACCACGCCTTCAACATCACCACCGATGCCCGCCTGACCCAGGCCGTGCTGCGCATGCAAAGCGTGGAAGCCCAGCACTCGGCCCATGTGCGCAGCCTGCGCCGCGGGCGGGGCGCCACGGTTGGTACCTGGCCCAGCGACGAAGACGCCGCCATTGTGCGGCCGGCAGCGGCCCAGGCCCTCACCGCCGCCGCTACCGGCGGCGAGGCCAACGTGACGCAATACGCCACGGCCGGCACCACCCTGCCGTTTGGGACGTTCTTCCTCATCCGCGACAATACGGCCATCAGCGACCCCTCGCTGGCCG
- a CDS encoding ferritin-like domain-containing protein yields the protein MSDNLQPLYTPIKRRSFFTYAGATALVLAGCSKDSDPTTSTPGTISLGAGDVGVLNYAYALEQLEAAFYAQVVKTPAADFLAGELAYFTQIAAHEAIHRDFLKAAITKEKVGSLLQDLTPIFTTINFSSRNSVLTAAKLFEDLGVAAYNGAGILLKSQAYLTVAGQIASVEARHAALVRDLLTPGSFAADDQIDANGLDKQMTPTDVIAAAQSFITQQLDASLVGK from the coding sequence ATGTCCGACAATCTTCAGCCGCTGTACACGCCCATCAAGCGGCGCTCCTTCTTCACGTATGCCGGGGCTACGGCCCTGGTGCTCGCCGGCTGTTCTAAAGACAGCGACCCTACTACCTCCACGCCCGGCACCATCAGCCTCGGCGCAGGCGATGTGGGCGTGCTCAACTACGCCTACGCGCTGGAGCAGCTCGAAGCCGCGTTCTACGCGCAGGTGGTGAAAACGCCGGCCGCCGACTTCCTGGCCGGCGAGTTGGCCTATTTCACGCAGATAGCGGCGCACGAGGCCATTCACCGCGACTTCCTGAAAGCCGCCATCACCAAGGAAAAAGTCGGCTCCTTGCTGCAGGACCTGACGCCGATTTTTACGACCATCAATTTCAGCAGCCGCAACAGCGTGCTCACCGCCGCCAAGCTGTTTGAAGACTTGGGCGTGGCCGCTTACAACGGGGCCGGCATCTTGCTGAAAAGCCAGGCCTACCTCACCGTTGCCGGCCAGATTGCGTCGGTGGAAGCCCGCCACGCCGCCCTGGTGCGCGACCTGCTGACGCCCGGCTCATTTGCCGCCGACGACCAGATTGACGCCAACGGCCTCGATAAGCAGATGACGCCGACCGACGTGATTGCCGCTGCCCAAAGCTTCATCACCCAACAGCTCGATGCCAGCTTAGTTGGCAAATAA
- a CDS encoding ferritin-like domain-containing protein, giving the protein MSDHSHLPARREPLLGRRLFLQVSAASAASVALVAAGCGSSSTPTPASASTQIVLPEGNQGLLSYAYFLALAQATTYQKVVDAPPGDLSAAERSIFSDLRDHAVVHRETLRYLIDPTRANQLFPTDFAFNLASFTLTTRAGVLAAAQQLEDLVAAAYPVILPLFNSANVYKRTLLLKMSTVQARHAATVRDLLTPGGFASSAVVDGNGQLIVKTPTAVLTALAPFVAPYVLVITCPDTNPGTDAGLCTANG; this is encoded by the coding sequence ATGTCTGACCACTCTCATTTGCCCGCGCGGCGGGAGCCGCTGCTGGGGCGGCGCTTGTTTTTACAGGTTTCGGCCGCGTCGGCGGCTTCGGTAGCCTTGGTGGCGGCGGGCTGCGGCTCTTCTTCCACGCCCACCCCGGCGTCCGCTTCCACTCAGATTGTCCTGCCCGAGGGCAACCAAGGGCTGCTCTCCTACGCCTATTTTCTGGCCCTGGCCCAGGCCACTACCTATCAGAAGGTGGTTGACGCGCCGCCCGGCGACTTATCTGCGGCCGAGCGGTCCATTTTCAGCGACCTGCGCGACCACGCCGTGGTGCACCGCGAAACGCTGCGCTACCTCATCGACCCTACCCGCGCCAATCAGCTTTTTCCCACGGATTTCGCCTTCAACCTAGCGTCGTTCACACTCACCACGCGAGCCGGGGTGCTGGCAGCGGCGCAGCAGCTCGAAGACCTGGTGGCGGCGGCCTACCCCGTGATTTTGCCGCTGTTCAACAGCGCGAACGTATACAAACGCACGCTGCTGCTCAAGATGTCGACGGTGCAGGCCCGGCACGCCGCCACGGTGCGCGACCTGCTCACGCCCGGCGGCTTTGCCAGCAGCGCCGTGGTCGACGGCAACGGGCAGCTCATCGTCAAAACACCCACGGCCGTGCTCACGGCGCTGGCGCCCTTCGTGGCGCCCTACGTGCTGGTCATCACCTGCCCCGACACCAACCCCGGCACCGACGCCGGCCTTTGCACCGCCAACGGCTAG
- a CDS encoding ferritin-like domain-containing protein: MNFFQIIDQLAAVDPDVLDRFDSRRAVFNSLGSVAKRTALAATPLFVGALFQKAYAGTKSTPAEVLNYALTLELLEADYYRLFLAAGTLPAGADTAAITQIKKHEDAHVALLTSAIRAAGGTPVTGSPTAGVRFKPSAFPATYAGQLQVAQVLEDAGVRAYKGRAAELVGTTLLTTALQIHSVEARHAAHIRRMRGQQPWVSNGDDLAAHPVYSSGVTATPSTTVTTAGGTFGIPAYTAPSPAENNIVQVGLPITTAFGTTAPNYPYSPANAAAAFDEYLQAAEVLDASRAGGLLA; the protein is encoded by the coding sequence ATGAATTTTTTTCAAATTATCGACCAGCTTGCGGCCGTAGACCCCGACGTTCTCGACCGCTTCGATTCGCGGCGCGCGGTGTTCAACTCCCTGGGCTCCGTGGCCAAGCGCACGGCCCTGGCCGCCACGCCGCTGTTTGTGGGCGCGCTGTTTCAGAAGGCCTACGCCGGTACCAAATCCACGCCGGCAGAGGTGCTGAACTACGCCCTGACCCTGGAATTGCTCGAAGCCGACTACTACCGGTTGTTTCTGGCGGCCGGCACCCTCCCGGCGGGCGCCGACACAGCGGCCATCACCCAAATTAAAAAGCACGAAGACGCGCACGTGGCGCTGCTCACGAGCGCCATTCGCGCGGCGGGCGGCACGCCCGTGACGGGCAGCCCGACGGCGGGCGTGCGTTTCAAGCCCTCGGCCTTCCCTGCTACTTACGCCGGCCAGTTGCAGGTGGCTCAGGTGCTGGAAGATGCCGGCGTGCGCGCCTACAAGGGCCGCGCCGCCGAGCTGGTGGGTACTACGCTGCTCACCACGGCCCTGCAAATTCATTCGGTGGAAGCGCGCCACGCAGCCCATATTCGCCGGATGCGGGGCCAGCAGCCGTGGGTGAGCAACGGCGACGACCTCGCCGCGCACCCCGTTTACTCCAGCGGCGTCACGGCCACTCCCTCCACCACCGTGACCACGGCTGGCGGCACTTTCGGCATTCCGGCCTACACGGCCCCCAGCCCCGCCGAAAACAACATTGTGCAGGTGGGCTTGCCCATCACCACGGCCTTCGGCACCACCGCCCCCAACTACCCCTACAGCCCCGCCAATGCGGCGGCGGCTTTTGATGAATACCTGCAAGCCGCCGAGGTATTGGACGCCTCACGGGCCGGGGGCCTGCTGGCTTAA